From a single Rutidosis leptorrhynchoides isolate AG116_Rl617_1_P2 chromosome 5, CSIRO_AGI_Rlap_v1, whole genome shotgun sequence genomic region:
- the LOC139850372 gene encoding calcium-binding protein CML38-like, with product MDKEQQYKRVFGHMDINGDGKLSPPELQICFEKIGVELSLDEAEMAAALLDSNGDGLLSMEDLVKVVESANEDEKVNDLKMAFKMYEEMGGSGCITPKSLRRTLSKLGESRSVDDCKMMIAKFDVNGDGVLNFDEFREMMMA from the coding sequence ATGGACAAAGAACAACAATACAAACGCGTGTTCGGGCATATGGATATAAACGGAGATGGTAAGTTATCGCCACCGGAGCTCCAAATTTGCTTCGAAAAAATAGGTGTCGAGTTGTCATTGGATGAGGCCGAGATGGCGGCTGCATTGTTGGATTCAAACGGGGACGGTTTATTGAGTATGGAGGATTTGGTTAAAGTGGTGGAGAGCGCGAATGAAGATGAAAAAGTTAACGATTTGAAGATGGCGTTTAAGATGTATGAAGAAATGGGAGGGAGCGGATGCATAACGCCGAAAAGTTTGAGGAGGACACTTAGTAAATTGGGAGAATCAAGATCAGTTGATGATTGTAAGATGATGATAGCTAAGTTTGATGTTAATGGTGATGGTGTTCTTAATTTCGACGAATTTAGGGAAATGATGATGGCGTGA
- the LOC139846997 gene encoding protein LYK2-like produces MKSSKEKMKEVRVYIALSVVAFAICIAIATLVVYFIICSKRKKRMNQHISSCNKNVDLEFQKLNLSVRTASEKKVSFESSSQMESLDDHLLPTTPRKLMVVESYLVEELSVATAEFSSTNLIEGSVYHGRLKGKNVAIKCTDHDTISKIKFELFNGPARFHPNIIRLLGFCRGLDSPDTMTPIRDEFLVFEYAKNGSLKDWIHGGLAMKSHFIASCSCFLTWNQRLKICLDVANALQYMHQIVNPSYIHRNIKSRNIFLDEEFHAKVGNFGMDECVSDENDPEEIPSSGYLYSCFPTTWDKGYMAPEYSNSGVSSPNIDIYAFGVVLLEILSGKPPIKWVKMDTIDDGSRLSEKIKAILDSGNPKDMREWMDPALGENYSLEKVTVFAKLARKCVDDNPLMRPSAGELVLKLSELMVEKDDQPIVRESSWRPLVTQPVDFKNVN; encoded by the coding sequence ATGAAGTCTTCGAAAGAAAAAATGAAAGAAGTTCGTGTTTATATCGCTTTAAGCGTGGTTGCTTTCGCTATATGCATTGCGATTGCCACATTGGTGGTTTATTTTATCATATGTTCAAAGAGAAAAAAGAGGATGAACCAACACATTTCATCATGCAACAAAAATGTCGATTTGGAGTTCCAAAAGTTAAATTTAAGTGTGAGAACTGCAAGCGAGAAGAAAGTTTCGTTCGAATCATCTTCACAAATGGAATCTTTAGATGATCATTTACTCCCCACTACCCCACGTAAACTGATGGTGGTGGAGAGTTACTTGGTGGAGGAGCTCAGCGTAGCAACTGCTGAATTCTCCTCCACCAACCTTATTGAAGGATCAGTGTACCATGGTCGCCTCAAAGGTAAAAATGTGGCGATCAAGTGCACAGATCACGATACCATTTCCAAGATCAAGTTTGAGCTCTTCAATGGACCGGCCCGTTTTCACCCCAATATAATTAGACTATTGGGGTTTTGTCGGGGTTTAGATAGTCCCGATACAATGACACCAATTCGTGATGAATTTTTGGTATTCGAGTATGCGAAAAATGGATCTTTAAAAGACTGGATTCATGGGGGATTAGCAATGAAAAGCCATTTTATTGCCTCGTGTTCTTGTTTCTTGACATGGAACCAAAGGCTAAAAATTTGTTTAGATGTAGCAAATGCCTTACAATACATGCATCAAATAGTAAATCCAAGTTACATTCATCGAAATATCAAGAGCCGAAATATTTTCTTAGACGAAGAATTTCATGCCAAAGTTGGTAACTTTGGCATGGATGAGTGTGTGAGTGATGAAAATGATCCCGAAGAAATCCCTTCTTCGGGATATTTGTATTCATGTTTTCCCACTACTTGGGATAAAGGGTATATGGCGCCTGAATATTCAAATTCAGGCGTCAGTTCTCCTAATATAGATATTTACGCTTTTGGGGTTGTGTTACTTGAAATATTATCGGGAAAACCGCCAATTAAGTGGGTTAAAATGGATACTATTGACGATGGGTCTCGTTTATCAGAAAAAATTAAGGCTATACTTGATTCGGGTAATCCAAAGGATATGAGGGAATGGATGGATCCTGCATTGGGTGAGAATTATTCGCTTGAAAAGGTGACGGTGTTTGCGAAACTAGCAAGAAAGTGTGTGGATGACAATCCATTGATGAGACCAAGTGCCGGAGAACTTGTGCTTAAGTTATCGGAATTGATGGTGGAAAAGGACGATCAACCGATCGTTCGAGAAAGCTCTTGGAGACCTCTTGTGACACAACCGGTTGACTTCAAGAATGTAAATTAG